A part of Candidatus Neomarinimicrobiota bacterium genomic DNA contains:
- the miaA gene encoding tRNA (adenosine(37)-N6)-dimethylallyltransferase MiaA codes for MLGPTAAGKSRVAVELARQLDGEVIGLDSRQIYRHMPVGTAQPAEKERGGIPHHLIGIRDPGEVISAGEYAHLVEETIKGVQERGNVPIVCGGSGLYYRALTCGIFEESSSDLDIRKKLQAELEKKGVAKLLRRLRTVDPEYAKIVHPNNHKRLIRALEIHKITGKAPSDHFKSQQKRRSDDTIFSVYLRASLDFLEERIRRRTDEMLDRGWIEEVQSLMEMGVDQKFHPVDSLGYRQIMSYLDGTMNRDQMIERINIETRQYAKKQLKWFDREKINLKLDLSKDRSLDNTVATIFDGFKMFGSS; via the coding sequence ATCCTAGGTCCTACCGCCGCCGGTAAGTCGCGCGTTGCCGTCGAGTTAGCTCGTCAATTGGACGGTGAGGTAATAGGTCTCGATTCGCGCCAGATCTACCGTCATATGCCTGTCGGCACAGCCCAACCGGCTGAGAAGGAGCGGGGTGGCATTCCTCATCATCTCATCGGTATCAGGGACCCCGGCGAAGTGATCTCTGCGGGGGAGTACGCTCACCTGGTGGAAGAGACGATAAAAGGGGTGCAGGAGCGGGGAAACGTTCCCATTGTGTGCGGCGGGAGCGGTCTCTACTACAGGGCGCTTACTTGCGGTATTTTTGAAGAATCTTCTTCTGACCTTGATATTCGCAAGAAGCTTCAAGCTGAACTTGAAAAGAAGGGTGTTGCTAAACTATTGCGGAGGCTTCGGACTGTTGACCCGGAATACGCCAAAATCGTTCATCCTAACAATCATAAGCGGCTAATCCGGGCGCTGGAAATCCATAAAATTACAGGAAAAGCCCCCAGTGACCATTTCAAATCCCAGCAGAAGAGAAGGTCGGATGATACAATCTTCAGCGTCTATCTACGAGCGTCGCTCGATTTTCTCGAGGAGCGCATCCGCCGCCGTACTGATGAGATGCTTGACAGAGGATGGATAGAAGAGGTTCAGTCACTCATGGAGATGGGAGTCGATCAGAAGTTCCATCCCGTGGACAGTCTCGGTTATCGCCAGATTATGTCTTATCTTGATGGAACCATGAACCGGGATCAGATGATAGAACGCATCAACATTGAGACGCGCCAGTACGCAAAAAAACAGTTGAAGTGGTTTGATCGTGAGAAGATAAATCTGAAACTGGATCTATCAAAAGACAGATCACTTGATAATACAGTCGCTACTATTTTTGATGGATTCAAAATGTTTGGTTCAAGTTAG
- the pyrR gene encoding bifunctional pyr operon transcriptional regulator/uracil phosphoribosyltransferase PyrR: MKKKQLLDEDGINRSLSRIAHEIAERLPGTDKIALIGIRTRGEFIATRLAERIESLTQNEVHLGFLDVTFYRDDFRERLIQPQVKGSDISFSIDGLTLILADDVLFTGRTIRAALDELMDFGRPAKILMATLVDRGHREMPIKADFVGKNIPTAENEHVLVKLNEVDGEDTVYLVEYG; this comes from the coding sequence ATAAAGAAAAAACAGCTTCTTGACGAAGACGGGATCAACCGGTCCCTGTCGCGTATTGCTCACGAAATTGCTGAACGTCTTCCTGGCACAGATAAGATAGCCCTTATCGGTATCCGCACCCGCGGCGAATTCATCGCCACCCGGCTGGCTGAGAGAATAGAGAGTCTCACCCAGAACGAAGTTCACCTCGGTTTTCTTGATGTCACCTTCTACCGCGACGATTTCCGCGAACGTCTGATCCAGCCGCAGGTTAAGGGATCGGACATCTCCTTCTCCATCGATGGTCTAACACTGATCCTGGCTGATGACGTCCTTTTCACCGGGCGGACCATCCGCGCGGCGCTGGATGAACTGATGGATTTCGGCCGGCCGGCGAAAATCTTGATGGCGACGCTCGTGGACAGGGGTCACCGCGAAATGCCTATCAAGGCCGACTTTGTGGGTAAGAATATTCCCACCGCGGAAAACGAACATGTCCTGGTGAAACTCAACGAAGTCGACGGCGAGGATACCGTCTATCTGGTGGAATACGGCTAA